From the Desulfovibrio legallii genome, one window contains:
- a CDS encoding restriction endonuclease subunit S has protein sequence MKAAQLRQAILQAAVQGKLVLQNPQDEPASELLKRIQTEKSHRIKNGKIKKEKPLPSISEEEKPYDPPEGWEWCRLSNICEYIQRGRSPKYSEIEQIPVLSQKCVQWGSVSLEKAKFIEPGSLGLYGEERYVKNGDLLWNSTGHGTLGRIALVENIYIKYQVVVADSHVTLIRMLHNFINAKYILTWFSSPCVQNEIIEKSSGSTNQIELATSTIKNYCVPLPPLAEQQRIVAKVDELMTLCDELEAAEKEFDSLEANLAEYLPKSILQAAMQGKLVPQNIHDEPASELLKRIQAGKFRLTKSGKLKKEKPLPPISEEEKPYDLPPSWEWCRIGDICSINPRNKLQDDAQVSFVPMTLISNDYFGGHQQETRKWGEVKQGFTHFAEDDVVLAKITPCFQNAKSCIVKNLKNGFGAGTTELHVLRSLGILPGYLLAFLKNPEFLSDGEKNMTGTAGQQRVPTDYLKNTLFPLPPFVEQQRIVAKIDELMALCDQLKNIDPASVLPQVDRQKLLSSVVMPEPVEAEEQYAMAARGDVSAIETEEHRQAMQDLFGDGADG, from the coding sequence ATGAAAGCTGCTCAACTTCGCCAGGCTATTTTACAGGCGGCGGTACAAGGCAAGCTTGTACTGCAAAATCCACAGGATGAACCTGCGTCTGAGCTGCTGAAACGCATTCAAACGGAAAAATCTCACCGCATTAAAAACGGTAAGATCAAAAAAGAAAAACCGTTGCCTTCTATTTCCGAAGAGGAAAAACCCTATGATCCGCCTGAGGGTTGGGAGTGGTGCAGACTCAGTAATATATGTGAATATATACAGCGTGGGCGTTCTCCAAAATATTCTGAAATTGAACAAATTCCAGTTTTATCACAAAAATGTGTGCAATGGGGAAGTGTCTCATTAGAAAAAGCAAAATTTATTGAGCCAGGTTCTTTAGGCTTATATGGTGAAGAGCGATATGTTAAAAATGGAGATCTGCTTTGGAATTCTACAGGACATGGAACTTTGGGTAGGATTGCACTTGTTGAAAATATTTATATAAAATACCAAGTTGTTGTTGCAGATTCTCATGTAACTTTAATTCGTATGCTTCATAACTTTATCAATGCAAAATATATCTTGACATGGTTCTCAAGTCCTTGTGTTCAAAATGAGATTATTGAAAAATCTAGTGGCAGCACAAATCAGATAGAACTCGCTACATCAACTATCAAAAATTATTGTGTGCCTCTCCCCCCTTTGGCAGAGCAACAGCGCATTGTCGCAAAAGTCGATGAACTCATGACTCTCTGCGACGAGCTTGAAGCCGCCGAAAAAGAGTTTGATTCTCTGGAAGCAAACCTGGCCGAGTACCTGCCCAAGTCCATCCTCCAAGCGGCGATGCAAGGCAAGCTCGTTCCCCAGAATATCCACGATGAACCAGCATCTGAGTTGCTGAAGCGCATTCAAGCGGGAAAATTCCGACTCACCAAGAGCGGCAAACTCAAAAAAGAAAAACCGTTGCCTCCTATTTCCGAAGAGGAAAAACCCTACGATTTACCACCTAGCTGGGAGTGGTGCAGAATAGGAGATATCTGCTCTATTAACCCCAGAAATAAATTACAGGATGACGCTCAGGTGTCCTTTGTTCCAATGACCCTTATCTCAAATGACTACTTTGGTGGACACCAGCAGGAAACACGGAAATGGGGTGAGGTAAAACAAGGGTTTACGCATTTTGCAGAAGATGATGTCGTTCTTGCAAAAATAACACCCTGCTTTCAAAACGCTAAATCCTGCATTGTTAAAAATCTGAAAAATGGATTTGGCGCGGGAACAACAGAGCTGCATGTTTTGCGTAGTCTTGGGATACTTCCAGGCTATTTACTTGCTTTTCTGAAAAACCCTGAATTTCTCAGCGATGGCGAGAAAAATATGACCGGCACCGCAGGCCAACAGCGTGTGCCGACAGATTACCTTAAAAATACGCTTTTTCCGCTTCCTCCATTTGTCGAGCAACAGCGCATTGTTGCAAAAATTGATGAGTTGATGGCGCTGTGCGACCAGCTTAAAAATATCGATCCTGCCAGTGTATTGCCACAGGTTGATAGGCAAAAGCTCCTGTCGTCCGTAGTAATGCCCGAACCCGTCGAGGCAGAAGAACAATACGCTATGGCGGCCCGTGGTGATGTTTCCGCTATCGAAACAGAAGAACACCGACAGGCGATGCAAGACCTGTTTGGAGACGGAGCGGATGGCTAA
- a CDS encoding type I restriction-modification system subunit M yields MAASNTTKALKDIMRIDAGINGDAQYIEQITWMLFLKAFDYKEQEWEITEDDYYPVIPQEYRWSTWADDAEGITGDELLEFIGRMFSALRELDTSEDSKKRKWLIRSVMEGVNNFMKSGTELRKVINKINADINFDEVKGTHLFNGLYEGMLKDLQSAGKSGEFYTPRPVTRFIVKHVAPKLGESVLDPACGTGGFLTSVVDSFTVDSAEDYATLQKTIRGIEKKPFPYLLCMTNLIAHGIDVPDIRHDNTLRTPIWDYQLKDKVDVIVTNPPFGGAENKAISQSVSAELRNTETADLFLVHIMTLLKDGGRCGLVLPDGFLFGTGVKSAIKKKLLETCDLHTIVRLPKSVFAPYTPINTNLLFFTKGRPTKGVWFYRLEMPEGYKHFSKTKSMQDSHFAPVENWWGKLEGGVWKGRSESDVSRYVPVEDIIAGEYNLDLCGFPHETVEILPPEEFIAKYLNEKAAISAQIENILGRITTAMNQEGV; encoded by the coding sequence ATGGCAGCTTCCAATACTACCAAAGCATTGAAAGATATTATGCGCATAGACGCCGGAATTAACGGCGATGCGCAGTACATCGAGCAAATCACCTGGATGCTCTTTCTCAAAGCCTTTGATTATAAAGAACAGGAATGGGAAATCACGGAGGATGACTACTATCCGGTTATTCCCCAAGAATATCGCTGGAGCACCTGGGCCGACGATGCCGAAGGTATCACCGGCGATGAACTTCTGGAGTTCATAGGCCGTATGTTTTCCGCCCTGCGGGAACTCGACACCAGCGAAGACTCCAAAAAAAGAAAATGGCTTATCCGTTCCGTCATGGAAGGCGTCAACAACTTCATGAAGTCCGGCACGGAGTTGCGTAAGGTCATTAACAAAATCAATGCAGACATCAATTTTGACGAGGTAAAAGGCACACACCTTTTCAACGGCCTTTACGAAGGCATGCTCAAAGATTTGCAAAGCGCCGGAAAATCCGGCGAGTTCTATACCCCTCGTCCCGTCACCCGTTTTATTGTCAAGCATGTGGCCCCCAAGCTGGGGGAAAGCGTTCTGGATCCGGCCTGCGGCACGGGCGGCTTTTTAACCAGCGTTGTGGACAGTTTTACGGTAGATTCCGCCGAAGACTACGCCACCTTGCAAAAAACAATTCGTGGCATTGAAAAAAAACCTTTCCCTTACCTCCTTTGCATGACCAACCTGATCGCGCACGGCATCGACGTGCCGGATATCCGTCACGACAACACGCTTAGAACGCCAATATGGGATTATCAACTCAAAGACAAGGTTGACGTCATTGTCACCAACCCGCCCTTTGGCGGCGCGGAAAATAAGGCCATCTCGCAGTCAGTATCAGCGGAGCTGCGCAACACAGAAACCGCAGACCTCTTTCTGGTGCATATTATGACCCTGCTGAAAGACGGCGGACGTTGCGGCCTGGTTCTGCCGGATGGTTTCCTGTTCGGCACTGGCGTTAAATCCGCCATCAAGAAAAAGCTTTTGGAAACGTGCGACCTGCACACCATCGTCCGTCTGCCCAAAAGTGTTTTTGCGCCCTATACCCCCATTAACACCAATCTGCTGTTCTTCACCAAGGGTCGCCCGACCAAGGGCGTCTGGTTTTACAGGCTGGAAATGCCCGAAGGCTACAAGCATTTTTCCAAAACCAAATCCATGCAGGATAGCCACTTTGCTCCAGTGGAAAATTGGTGGGGTAAGCTGGAAGGCGGCGTATGGAAGGGGCGCTCGGAAAGTGATGTTTCCCGCTATGTTCCTGTGGAAGATATCATTGCCGGTGAATACAATCTGGACTTGTGCGGCTTTCCGCATGAAACCGTTGAAATTTTACCCCCGGAAGAATTCATCGCCAAGTATCTGAACGAAAAAGCTGCTATTTCCGCCCAAATCGAAAATATCCTTGGCCGAATTACCACCGCCATGAACCAGGAAGGCGTGTAA
- the hsdR gene encoding EcoAI/FtnUII family type I restriction enzme subunit R produces the protein MSKNQLTEQEIRTQFITPAIQNAEWTPSQIREEYAITNGRIVARGGTFKREKAKFADYVLFYKPHIPLAVIEAKDNNHSTGDGMQQALDYAQRLMVPFVFTSNGDSFIFHNRIATDKTKETILPLDKFPAPEELWQLYKHNQSISPEQEMVISQPYYAERGDKTPRYYQRNAINLSVDAIACGQNRILLVMATGTGKTYTAFQIIWRLWKASVKKRILFLADRNALIDQTYVNDFAPFKDKMTIVRQRKIDKSYEIYLALYQGLTGEGDKSVFKQFSPGFFDLIVVDECHRGSAKADSEWREVLEYFSAATQIGLTATPKEDKTVSNIDYFGGPIYTYSLKQGIEDGFLAPYRVIRVLLDKDAEGFRPYDGQLDSEGNEIPDREYNSRDYDRELVLEKRTKLVAQVVSNYLRSHNGRYDKTIFFCVDTEHADRMRQALINENSDLVNEDERYVMRITGDDDIGKKQLDNFRNVSSRYPVLVTTSKLLTTGIDVQMVKNIVLDATINSMTEFKQIIGRGTRVREDLGKMFFTIFDFRDATRLFADPDFDGPSEQDEAFTPGPNGELPPDLDGPDAAPDVDAETPPPDFPEPGDKPKPERRKKYYVHDVEVTVLKQRVQYIDKDGKLITESLTDYTRRNILSQYTTLSDFLAAWNNATRKQAILDELAGQGILIEELQEQIGLEFDPFDLLCHIAYDQPPLTRRERANNVKKKNYFAKYGEQAAAVLNALLEKYADSGISSLENLDILKVTPINEFGKPIQIVNSIFKGKDNFMTALHELAQELYAA, from the coding sequence GTGAGCAAAAACCAACTGACGGAGCAGGAAATACGAACACAGTTCATTACGCCTGCCATACAGAACGCAGAATGGACTCCCTCCCAAATCCGCGAGGAATACGCCATCACCAATGGCCGCATTGTTGCCCGTGGCGGCACCTTCAAGCGAGAGAAAGCCAAGTTCGCCGACTATGTTTTATTCTACAAACCGCACATTCCTTTGGCGGTCATTGAGGCCAAAGACAATAATCACTCCACTGGAGACGGCATGCAGCAGGCGCTTGATTATGCGCAACGCCTGATGGTGCCGTTTGTTTTCACATCCAACGGCGACAGCTTTATTTTCCACAATCGAATTGCCACGGATAAAACCAAGGAAACCATTCTCCCGCTTGATAAATTCCCTGCTCCAGAAGAACTCTGGCAGCTTTATAAGCACAATCAGTCAATCAGCCCGGAGCAGGAAATGGTCATCTCGCAGCCGTATTATGCCGAGCGGGGAGACAAAACGCCTCGATACTACCAGCGCAACGCCATTAACCTCTCGGTAGACGCCATTGCATGCGGGCAAAATCGTATTTTGCTCGTAATGGCCACAGGCACAGGTAAAACATATACCGCCTTTCAAATTATCTGGCGGCTTTGGAAGGCGAGCGTGAAAAAACGCATTCTCTTCCTTGCCGACAGAAACGCCTTGATTGACCAAACGTATGTGAACGATTTCGCGCCGTTCAAAGACAAGATGACCATCGTCCGACAACGCAAAATCGACAAGTCCTATGAAATCTATCTGGCCCTTTACCAAGGCCTGACCGGAGAAGGCGATAAAAGTGTCTTCAAGCAGTTCAGCCCCGGTTTTTTTGACCTCATCGTGGTTGATGAATGCCATAGGGGCAGCGCCAAGGCGGACAGCGAGTGGCGTGAAGTGCTGGAGTATTTTTCAGCCGCCACGCAAATCGGTCTGACCGCCACTCCCAAAGAAGACAAAACCGTCTCCAATATCGATTATTTCGGCGGCCCCATTTATACCTACTCTCTGAAGCAGGGAATCGAGGACGGCTTTCTCGCCCCATATCGGGTTATCCGCGTTCTTCTGGATAAAGATGCCGAAGGCTTCCGCCCGTATGACGGACAACTCGACAGCGAGGGCAACGAAATTCCCGACAGAGAATACAATTCCAGAGATTATGACCGCGAGCTCGTCCTGGAAAAGCGCACCAAACTGGTCGCCCAGGTCGTCTCCAACTATCTCCGCTCACATAATGGTAGGTACGACAAAACCATTTTTTTCTGTGTGGACACCGAACACGCGGACAGAATGCGCCAAGCGCTCATCAATGAAAACAGCGACCTTGTGAACGAGGATGAACGGTACGTCATGCGCATCACCGGCGATGACGACATCGGCAAAAAGCAGTTGGACAACTTCCGGAATGTTTCAAGCCGCTATCCGGTGCTTGTCACCACCTCAAAGCTGCTGACTACCGGCATTGACGTGCAGATGGTCAAGAATATCGTCCTTGATGCGACCATCAACAGCATGACGGAGTTCAAGCAAATCATCGGGCGTGGCACGCGAGTGCGCGAAGACCTGGGCAAGATGTTTTTCACCATTTTTGATTTCCGCGACGCCACACGCCTATTTGCCGATCCCGACTTTGACGGCCCCAGCGAGCAGGATGAGGCTTTCACGCCCGGCCCCAATGGAGAACTTCCCCCTGATCTGGACGGCCCGGACGCTGCTCCTGATGTTGATGCAGAAACGCCGCCACCGGATTTCCCCGAACCGGGCGATAAACCGAAGCCCGAGCGCCGCAAGAAGTATTATGTTCACGATGTTGAGGTAACTGTCCTCAAACAGCGCGTTCAGTATATCGACAAGGACGGCAAGCTGATCACGGAATCCCTTACGGATTACACCCGTCGCAACATACTCAGCCAGTATACGACCTTGAGTGACTTCCTTGCCGCCTGGAATAACGCCACACGCAAGCAGGCCATTCTGGACGAGTTGGCTGGTCAGGGCATTCTCATTGAGGAGCTACAGGAGCAGATCGGGCTGGAATTCGACCCATTTGATCTGCTTTGCCACATAGCGTATGACCAGCCCCCACTCACGCGCCGAGAACGGGCGAACAACGTGAAAAAGAAGAATTATTTCGCCAAGTACGGCGAACAGGCAGCAGCGGTGCTGAACGCCCTTCTGGAAAAATACGCGGATTCCGGCATCTCCAGCCTGGAAAATCTGGATATCCTCAAGGTCACACCCATAAACGAATTCGGCAAGCCCATCCAAATTGTGAACAGCATTTTTAAGGGCAAAGACAATTTCATGACCGCGCTGCACGAACTGGCGCAAGAATTATACGCGGCATAG
- a CDS encoding helix-turn-helix domain-containing protein, producing MKNHPPPFGPVLRRFRQAKNLSQEGIAALLDVSPSYVSRMESDLKKPSLEMIFRLAGVLDVMPHELVRAMEGNDTPARNSHEGVPR from the coding sequence ATGAAAAATCATCCCCCGCCATTTGGCCCTGTCCTGCGTCGGTTCAGGCAAGCGAAAAACTTGTCCCAAGAGGGGATCGCGGCTCTTTTGGATGTTTCTCCATCCTACGTCAGCCGCATGGAGAGCGATTTGAAAAAACCGAGCCTGGAGATGATTTTTCGATTAGCCGGTGTGCTGGACGTCATGCCACATGAGCTTGTTAGAGCTATGGAGGGCAATGATACCCCGGCGCGGAATTCCCATGAAGGAGTCCCCAGGTGA
- a CDS encoding serine/threonine protein phosphatase has translation MNINALSHPVLGLAAGVWLAICGLPLPQGDLAFAAAAAPSKKSAPQKAALSVYEKQPPVTEKELLRFLDLLPQFRAWARAGNEEAHPILRNNKADFLYSPQAAAWVQEKGWNPVRFFCVMGRMAAALAIVEEGNEMGARSRDMPDVAEEELALARKHLGSILKAGSSVPPISR, from the coding sequence ATGAACATAAACGCACTTTCCCACCCCGTACTGGGGCTTGCGGCGGGGGTCTGGCTTGCGATCTGCGGCCTGCCCCTGCCGCAGGGCGACCTCGCCTTTGCCGCAGCCGCCGCGCCGAGCAAAAAAAGCGCACCACAGAAGGCTGCCCTTTCGGTCTACGAAAAACAGCCGCCGGTTACAGAAAAAGAGCTGCTGCGCTTTCTGGACCTGCTGCCGCAATTCCGGGCCTGGGCCCGGGCCGGCAATGAAGAGGCCCACCCCATCCTGCGCAACAACAAGGCGGATTTTCTGTATTCGCCGCAGGCAGCCGCCTGGGTGCAGGAAAAGGGCTGGAATCCCGTGCGCTTTTTCTGCGTCATGGGGCGCATGGCCGCAGCCCTGGCCATTGTGGAAGAGGGCAATGAAATGGGGGCCCGCTCCCGCGACATGCCCGACGTTGCCGAGGAGGAGCTGGCCCTGGCCCGCAAACACCTGGGCAGCATCCTCAAGGCAGGCAGCAGCGTGCCGCCCATCAGCCGCTGA
- the glpX gene encoding class II fructose-bisphosphatase, with amino-acid sequence MAEAPEKNLALDIVRITEAAALASARWLGRGDKEAGDGAAVDAMRVSFSTLNIDGLVVIGEGEKDHAPMLFNGEKVGKGTGPSLDVAVDPVEGTNLLAYGRPNAISVVGVAPRGSMFNPGPSYYMQKLVVPREARDVVDLDAPVKENLSRVAKALDKSVQDLVVFVLDKPRHEKLINEIRAAGARIQLQTDGDVAGALMAVDPRSEVDIMMGTGGTPEGVLSACAIKGMGGQLLARLDPQSYVEKEAITEAGIDVREVLTVHDLVRSDDCFFAATGISGGDFLRGVRYSPRHAVTHSLVLRGKTGTLRYVESYHNLDRLTKFSAVRY; translated from the coding sequence ATGGCGGAAGCACCGGAAAAAAATCTGGCCCTGGATATTGTGCGCATTACCGAGGCGGCGGCCCTGGCTTCGGCCCGCTGGCTCGGCAGGGGAGACAAAGAGGCCGGCGACGGCGCCGCCGTGGACGCCATGCGGGTGAGCTTCTCCACCCTCAACATTGACGGCCTGGTGGTCATCGGCGAAGGCGAAAAAGACCACGCTCCCATGCTCTTTAACGGCGAAAAAGTGGGCAAGGGCACGGGCCCCAGCCTGGACGTGGCCGTGGACCCCGTGGAAGGCACCAACCTGCTGGCCTATGGCCGGCCCAACGCCATCTCCGTGGTGGGCGTGGCCCCGCGCGGCAGCATGTTCAACCCCGGCCCCAGCTATTACATGCAAAAACTGGTGGTGCCCCGCGAGGCCCGCGACGTGGTGGACCTGGACGCCCCGGTGAAGGAGAACCTCTCCCGCGTGGCCAAGGCCCTGGACAAAAGCGTGCAGGATCTGGTGGTTTTTGTGCTGGACAAACCCCGGCACGAAAAACTCATTAACGAAATCCGCGCGGCCGGAGCCCGCATTCAGCTCCAGACCGACGGCGACGTGGCCGGAGCCCTCATGGCCGTGGACCCGCGCTCTGAAGTGGACATCATGATGGGCACGGGCGGCACGCCCGAAGGCGTGCTCTCCGCCTGCGCCATCAAGGGCATGGGCGGCCAGCTGCTGGCCCGGCTCGATCCCCAGTCCTATGTGGAAAAAGAGGCCATCACCGAGGCGGGCATCGACGTGCGCGAAGTGCTCACTGTCCATGACCTGGTGCGCAGCGACGACTGTTTCTTTGCGGCCACGGGCATTTCAGGCGGCGACTTTCTGCGCGGCGTGCGCTACAGCCCCCGGCACGCCGTGACCCACTCGCTGGTGCTGCGCGGCAAAACCGGCACCCTGCGGTATGTGGAATCCTACCACAATCTGGACCGCCTCACCAAATTCAGCGCGGTTCGGTACTGA